In the Mytilus trossulus isolate FHL-02 chromosome 1, PNRI_Mtr1.1.1.hap1, whole genome shotgun sequence genome, one interval contains:
- the LOC134725748 gene encoding 3 beta-hydroxysteroid dehydrogenase/Delta 5-->4-isomerase type 1-like, with protein MTKILVTGGSGCVGQHIIKHFQEYVNDIKEIRVLDLQKFEQKLEYENKIPVVCFTGNITDVDLLDKVTRDVQCVIHTAAYVDVRLFPDKEKLDIVNRQGTKLLLEACYQNKVEMFIHCSTIDVMQGYHDIVNGNEANTKPDRLLFGEYARTKQAGERAVLSMNNKLLPNGIAFRTISLRPMVIYGELDQHFIPQAIEAGLQNKKIMIDFCGNGACCLVYVGNIAWAFVCAYKAMRSDKTLGGEAFLIKDNSPNKSLMQFCKPYFDSFNISLYRSFVPYWILYVLVSFIHILLFLISPLKKVQFPVTTATLIYSNLALSFDDSKARKMLQYKPLYTPVESYKCSLKYYNLLSFDNKKKH; from the exons ATGACGAAGATTTTGGTAACAGGAGGTAGTGGATGTGTGGGGCAGCACATAATCAAACACTTCCAGGAATATGTAAATGACATTAAAGAAATCAGAGTTCTAGATCTTCAGAAATTTGAACAGAAGCTGG AATATGAGAACAAGATACCAGTCGTATGCTTCACTGGTAATATAACAGATGTTGATTTATTGGACAAGGTTACCAGAGACGTTCAATGCGTTATACATACGGCTGCTTACGTTGATGTAAGATTATTCCCAGATAAAGAAAAACTTGACATAGTCAATAGACAAG GGACGAAACTTTTATTGGAGGCGTGCTATCAGAACAAAGTCGAGATGTTTATCCATTGTAGTACTATTGATGTAATGCAAGGATACCATGATATAGTCAATGGTAACGAAGCAAATACAAAGCCAGATAGATTACTTTTTGGGGAATATGCCAGGACTAAACAAGCAGGAGAAAGAGCCGTTCTAAGTATGAACAACAAACTTCTTCCAAACG GTATTGCATTTCGAACCATTTCTTTGCGACCAATGGTAATTTATGGAGAGCTTGATCAACATTTTATACCTCAGGCTATAGAAGCTGGACTGCAAAACAAAAAGATCATGATTGATTTTTGTGGCAATGGAGCATGTTGTCTTGTTTACGTTGGAAATATAGCTTGGGCTTTTGTATGTGCTTATAAAGCAATGAGGTCAGATAAAACACTTGGAGGCGAGGCCTTTCTTATTAAAGATAACAGTCCTAATAAATCATTGATGCAGTTTTGTAAACCATACTTTGATTCATTCAATATATCATTGTATCGGTCGTTTGTTCCTTATTGGATTCTGTATGTACTTGTAAgttttattcacattttactgtttttaattTCACCATTGAAGAAAGTGCAATTTCCAGTAACAACAGCAACactaatatattcaaatttagcGCTGTCGTTCGACGATTCAAAAGCTAGAAAAATGTTACAGTACAAACCTTTGTACACTCCCGTAGAGAGTTACAAATGTTCACTTAAGTATTATAATTTACTTAGctttgataataaaaagaaacactag
- the LOC134721953 gene encoding sodium-dependent glucose transporter 1A-like, with amino-acid sequence MDDKNCSKRKVIDEHNGPRSQPREKVSFFDRLKKDVVFRHKVSLSVALFSLFACLGWNVSQLGPALLDLQIITKTRLDEASYFLTAFSLGFLVAVAVAGWIFKKINRIIVLFVSTILIAIVTVVTPWCRHFGLMIVVFVVRGLTHGVADAGGNINILKIWGTESGPYMQTMHFSFAIGAVISPLAMAPFLNAQIPQDDSKTTQKECLRNLTMNSTNNFNSSADIFMNVDCYHKDTIYKDSIIHGAFVISAGITLLSGLSFSYFLFHKADSNVEQTQTSRLSSNLPKSIRLTTIGIICITFFCVQVLEKSIVFYLTAFTVEHFAWPKALGSYATSAFWASHAFGRFTAIGITKRFRIRYIFGLYILMNCVCSVCLLITNLLKLEIGIWIFIPISGLCQSILFPSLMCWTEQDFFKVSGKIVSLFMLTGSGGSMLTPIFLGYLIDLYSPMWFSYGVLIFSICLIIIYIVLFILARRIESHGKENELFINVS; translated from the exons ATGGACGATAAGAATTGTTCAAAACGGAAGGTCATAGATGAACACAATGGCCCGAGAAGCCAACCACGTGAGAAAGTATCGTTTTTTGACAGACTAAAGAAGGACGTAGTGTTTCGGCACAAAGTTTCTCTATCGGTAGCTTTGTTCAGTTTGTTTGCATGCCTG GGATGGAATGTTAGTCAACTTGGACCTGCCCTACTGGACCTGCAAATCATAACAAAAACTAGGTTAGACGAGGCTTCTTATTTCCTTACAGCATTTTCGCTTGGATTTCTTGTTGCAGTGGCTGTAGCAGGATGGATATTCAAGAAGATCAATCGAATCATCGTATTATTCGTCTCCACAATTTTAATCGCCATAGTAACGGTTGTTACACCTTGGTGTCGTCACTTTGGGCTCATgattgttgtatttgttgtgCGCGGACTTACACACGGAGTTGCAGATGCAG GAGGTAATATCAATATTCTGAAGATATGGGGTACAGAAAGTGGACCATACATGCAGACTATGCACTTTTCATTTGCAATTGGTGCAGTTATTTCCCCACTTGCCATGGCACCTTTCCTCAATGCACAGATTCCTCAAGATGATTCAAAGACAACACAAAAGGAATGTTTACGAAATTTAACAATGAATTCAACCAATAATTTCAACTCATCGGCAGACATATTTATGAATGTTGATTGTTATCACAAAGACACTATTTACAAAGATTCAATTATTCATGGAGCATTTGTCATATCTGCAGGCATAACATTGCTGTCGGGCTTATCATTCTCATATTTCCTGTTTCATAAAGCGGACAGTAATGTAGAGCAGACACAAACTAGTCGTTTAAGCTCGAATTTGCCAAAATCTATTAGATTGACAACCATTGGTATTATATGCATTACATTTTTCTGTGTTCAGGTTTTAGAAAAGTCCATTGTATTTTACCTAACAGCATTTACGGTTGAACATTTCGCCTGGCCAAAAGCACTAGGATCGTATGCAACGTCAGCATTCTGGGCTTCCCATGCGTTTGGGAGGTTTACCGCAATAGGTATTACAAAAAGATTTAGAATAAGATATATCTTCGGACTGTATATCTTAATGAATTGTGTGTGTTCCGTTTGTCTGTTAATTACGAATTTGTTGAAATTGGAAATTGGCATTTGGATTTTTATTCCAATATCAGGACTTTGTCAATCTATTCTTTTCCCTTCACTCATGTGTTGGACTGAACAAGATTTCTTTAAAGTTTCTGGTAAAATTGTATCTTTATTCATGCTAACAGGATCGGGCGGATCAATGCTTACACCAATTTTTCTTGgatatttgatagatttgtaTTCACCAATGTGGTTTTCATATGGAGTGCTTATTTTCAGTATATGTctgattataatatatattgttcTCTTTATTCTAGCCCGTAGGATTGAGTCACATGGTAAAGAAAATGAACTTTTTATCAATgtttcatga